In Carettochelys insculpta isolate YL-2023 chromosome 31, ASM3395843v1, whole genome shotgun sequence, a single window of DNA contains:
- the LOC142004120 gene encoding endogenous retrovirus group K member 10 Gag polyprotein-like, translating to MGNSPSSYSSYIELLQTLLKSSGVKVKQSTFQKLFDLICKHCYWFTPSGKNALDLKQWRLIMRALRRAHQKGEIIPLPVWSLCNLVVRALEPLQSGSEEGCSLPPDSLAERGARRRVPKGDEALSEESGDSSEEGQEGQPITGDEKTGNSEQQKNYTARETSSGFFPANVCVAQPEPDFPPSTPSPLPPPTKEEGPSAPPFSCYGKDELFAEPPRQTVTEPVTNLMRTVLAVGAHEGFDLSPLTLSAFPVTIQQVPPNQQFPQGAINYHHEPLTFKLLKDLKQACVQYGVNSPYTFGLVQGLSQAERLIPWDWEVLGRTVLNGAEFLQFKTWWHDEAALTARRNASQNPPVAITLEQLTGTGAWFGIQAQLQYNDVAIVQVRLCCLKAWEKIAKPGESTPSFVKVKQSAQEPYVDFIARLKGVLDKTVSQPELKELLLQMLSFDNANGECQRTLRPLKCRGASLDEYIKACNDIGSDAYKMGLLAAALKGDDPYQSNQNMKCFECGKPGHLKRNCRQGQDRLRRNQRVTGNDPANNPPGICPRCQKGRHWATQCHSRYHRNGTPLFQSGNFQAGPTRGPQVNNTGSSRSFFPVSSGPMQTGFQFPTSGMPPTAAQL from the coding sequence ATGGGGAATTCCCCATCTTCTTACTCCTCTTATATTGAATTGCTTCAGACGTTACTGAAAAGCTCAggagtaaaagtaaaacaaagtacaTTTCAGAAACTATTTGATCTTATTTGTAAGCATTGTTATTGGTTTACCCCAAGTGGGAAAAATGCTCTAGATTTAAAACAGTGGAGATTGATTATGAGAGCCCTGCGTCGAGCGCACCAAAAGGGGGAAATTATCCCACTCCCCGTTTGGTCTCTttgtaatcttgtagtccgtgccttAGAGCCGTTACAGTCTGGCTCTGAAGAGGGTTGCTCCCTCCCCCCGGACTCTTTAGCAGAAAGAGGAGCCAGACGCAGGGTTCCCAAGGGAGATGAGGCCTTATCGGAGGAATCAGGAGATTCCAGTGAGGAGGGCCAAGAGGGTCAGCCTATTACAGGAGATGAAAAGACAGGGAACTCTGAACAACAGAAAAATTATACTGCCCGTGAAACATCATCGGGCTTTTTCCCTGCTAATGTTTGTGTGGCTCAGCCAGAGCCCGATTTCCCTCCCTCCACGCCTTCCCCGCTCCCACCACCTACTAAGGAGGAaggcccctctgcaccccccttttCTTGTTATGGAAAGGATGAGCTTTTTGCAGAACCCCCGCGACAGACCGTTACAGAGCCTGTGACTAATTTGATGAGGACGGTTCTGGCGGTCGGAGCCCATGAAGGCTTTGATTTATCCCCTCTAACCCTTTCGGCTTTTCCAGTTACAATACAACAGGTCCCTCCTAATCAGCAATTCCCCCAGGGAGCAATTAATTATCACCATGAGCCATTAACCTTTAAATTGCTCAAAGATTTAAAACAAGCGTGTGTCCAGTATGGTGTTAACTCTCCCTACACCTTTGGCTTGGTGCAGGGATTAAGCCAGGCCGAGAGATTGATCCCGTGGGATTGGGAAGTACTGGGACGCACCGTGCTGAATGGGGCGGAATTTTTACAATTTAAGACCTGGTGGCATGATGAGGCTGCTCTCACGGCCAGGCGAAATGCTAGTCAGAATCCCCCTGTAGCTATTACTTTGGAACAGCTCACTGGTACCGGTGCCTGGTTTGGCATCCAGGCACAGTTACAGTATAATGATGTTGCAATTGTCCAGGTCCGCCTTTGTTGTCTTAAGGCCTGGGAAAAAATTGCTAAGCCAGGGGAGAGTACCCCCTCTTTTGTAAAGGTAAAACAGAGTGCACAAGAGCCTTATGTGGATTTCATAGCCCGTTTGAAAGGGGTTTTAGATAAAACAGTATCCCAGCCCGAGCTTAAAGAGCTCTTGTTACAGATGCTTTCTTTTGATAATGCAAACGGAGAATGTCAGCGGACTTTAAGACCGCTGAAATGTCGGGGGGCCTCCCTGGATGAGTATATTAAGGCTTGTAATGATATAGGGTCAGATGCCTATAAAATGGGTCTTTTAGCTGCTGCGTTAAAAGGGGATGACCCCTATCAGTCTAATCAGAACATGAAGTGTTTTGAATGTGGAAAACCTGGGCACCTGAAAAGGAACTGCCGACAGGGGCAGGACCGATTAAGAAGAAATCAGAGAGTTACTGGGAACGATCCTGCTAACAATCCCCCGGGGATCTGTCCCAGATGTCAAAAGGGACGGCATTGGGCTACTCAGTGCCACTCTAGATATCACAGAaatggcacccctctttttcagtCGGGAAACTTTCAAGCGGGCCCGACCCGGGGCCCGCAAGTAAACAATACGGGCAGCAGCCGCAGCTTTTTTCCGGTCAGCAGCGGCCCGATGCAAACCGGCTTTCAGTTTCCGACCTCAGGCATGCCACCCACGGCAGCGCAGCTTTAG